In the Leptotrichia sp. oral taxon 223 genome, TTGCAAAATCTGCATTTGATTCAGCATGGACAAAGGATATTAAACTGGAAGGGAAAAAATTGCTTATTATTTCCGAAGGTGTATTAATGTACTTTGAAGAACAGCAAATTAAACAGTTTTTGGAAATACTAACTGATAATTTTGATTCTTTTGAAGCTCAATTTGACTTGCTATATAAAGGAACAGTTAAAATGAGTAAAAAACACGATACCTTAAAAAATATGGAAGCAAAATTTAGTTGGGGGGTAAAAGATGGAAGTGAAGTTGTAAAATTAAATCCAAAATTAAAGCAAACTGGACTTATTAATTTTACTGACGAAATGAAACATCATCTTCCTGGCTGGAAAAAATTGTTTATTCCATTCTTTTACATTTTTAATAACAGACTTGGAATTTATACTTATGAAAAATAGAATTATTTTTTAATTTATTTCCTTTAATACATGAATGGAGGGATTATTATGAAAGAATTGAAATATTTGCTAAGTTTATCTGGTAAACATAAGGTGAAGCTGATTTTTTCAGCAATATTCAGTATAATTGGTACAACATTGTCTGCTGTGCCTTATCTTCTTGTGTATCAGATTGTTTTGGAGCTTTTTAAGGCGAATATTGATTATTCAAAAATAAAGTTCTGTGTTTCTATTGCGATATTTTTTATAATTGTAAAAATAATTATGCAGATTTTATCAGGGGTATTTTCACATATTGCGGCTTTTTCAATTTTGTACAAGATTAGGATTGATTTGATTGAGCATTTGTCAAAGCTAAATATGGGATTTTTTAAGAAAAATATGTCTGGAAAGCTGAAAAAGATTATTAATGAGGATATTGAAAAATTGGAACTTTTTATTGCACATCAGATTCCAGATTTATCATCAGCACTTGTAACTCCGATAATATTTTTGGGAATTATGATTTACTTTAACTGGAAATTGACACTTGTTTTATTTATTCCAATTATTCTAAGCATAATGGCGCAGGGAAAAATGTTTCAAAGCTACGGAACCCATGTAGAACATTATTATACTCTTCTTGCAAACTTAAACGCTACTATTATGGAATACATAAATGCAATGAATGTTATGAAAGCATTCAACCTTACTGCTAAATCATTCAAGGATTATCGGGATATTACTCAGGAATATGCGGATTACTGGATTGAACTCACAGAATTAAGTGTACCATTTTATTCAATTTTTCTCTGTCTGACTGATTCCGGGCTGCTTTTCATTATTCCCGTTGGCGGACTTATGCTATTTTATAATCAAATTTCAGTATCTGCGTATATTTTATTTATTTTAATGAGTACAATTTTTTTAAGCTCATTAAAGGCATTATTTGACTTGGCACACCATCTTTCCGCATTAACTAAAGGGTTAGGGAAAATTATGGAAATCAATGGGGAACAGGAGCAAAAATCTGGAAACACAAATTTCCCTTCTAATTTTTCAGGCTATATAAAATATGAAAATGTAAATTTTGCATATAAAAATAAAAATGTTATAAATAACTTTTCCTTGGAAATAAAATCTGGAACTTCAACCGCACTTGTAGGGCCTTCTGGCTCAGGAAAAACAACGATAGGACTTCTACTTGGAAGATTCTGGGACATAAATAGCGGAAAAATAACGATTGATGGAACTGATATTAAGGATTTTGCTTATACAGGATTGGCTGACAATGTTTCGTTTGTTTTTCAGGATACATTTATGCTTCACGATACTATTTTTGAGAATATAAGAATGGGGAAGGATTATTCGCTGGAAGAAGTGGAAAATGCTGCAAAAAAAGCACAAATTCACGATTTTATAATGTCCTTGCCTCAAAAATACGAAACTGTAATTGGTGAAGGCGGGATTAAGTTAAGTGGTGGGGAAAAACAGAGAATTTCAATAGCTCGTGCCATTTTAAAAAATGCCCCAATTATCGTGCTGGACGAAGTTACTTCCTACTCCGACATTGAAAACGAAGCCAAGATTCAGGAGGCTTTACGTACTTTGTTAAAAGGGAAAACTGCCATTATCATTGCTCACAGACTCTACACAATAAAAAATGCCGATAATATCGTTGTAATGAATAAAGGACGTATTACCGAGCAAGGTACTCACAAGGAGCTTCTGCAAAATAAATCTGAATACTGGCATTTATGGAATTTATATAGCGATAATGATTTGATGGAAAATAAGGAAATTTAGGGGGTGTAGACAATGATTAACGATATTAGAAATATAAAAACTCTTGCTGGAAAT is a window encoding:
- a CDS encoding class I SAM-dependent methyltransferase, translated to MKIKLNNVSETMLITLYMRATDAKSEKPILNDKKSEEIISQIDYDFSKFKHAWASYYGVLSRAKMMDNEVTKFMKKYPDCVIVSIGCGLDTRFLRIDNGKIKWYNLDLPEVIEKRKLFFEPNERVIDIAKSAFDSAWTKDIKLEGKKLLIISEGVLMYFEEQQIKQFLEILTDNFDSFEAQFDLLYKGTVKMSKKHDTLKNMEAKFSWGVKDGSEVVKLNPKLKQTGLINFTDEMKHHLPGWKKLFIPFFYIFNNRLGIYTYEK
- a CDS encoding ABC transporter ATP-binding protein, with the protein product MKELKYLLSLSGKHKVKLIFSAIFSIIGTTLSAVPYLLVYQIVLELFKANIDYSKIKFCVSIAIFFIIVKIIMQILSGVFSHIAAFSILYKIRIDLIEHLSKLNMGFFKKNMSGKLKKIINEDIEKLELFIAHQIPDLSSALVTPIIFLGIMIYFNWKLTLVLFIPIILSIMAQGKMFQSYGTHVEHYYTLLANLNATIMEYINAMNVMKAFNLTAKSFKDYRDITQEYADYWIELTELSVPFYSIFLCLTDSGLLFIIPVGGLMLFYNQISVSAYILFILMSTIFLSSLKALFDLAHHLSALTKGLGKIMEINGEQEQKSGNTNFPSNFSGYIKYENVNFAYKNKNVINNFSLEIKSGTSTALVGPSGSGKTTIGLLLGRFWDINSGKITIDGTDIKDFAYTGLADNVSFVFQDTFMLHDTIFENIRMGKDYSLEEVENAAKKAQIHDFIMSLPQKYETVIGEGGIKLSGGEKQRISIARAILKNAPIIVLDEVTSYSDIENEAKIQEALRTLLKGKTAIIIAHRLYTIKNADNIVVMNKGRITEQGTHKELLQNKSEYWHLWNLYSDNDLMENKEI